In Oncorhynchus clarkii lewisi isolate Uvic-CL-2024 chromosome 16, UVic_Ocla_1.0, whole genome shotgun sequence, one genomic interval encodes:
- the LOC139368167 gene encoding dynein light chain Tctex-type protein 2: MSERRGSIMKGIRKDSHTDRLRGSTMDIEMHDDDDSHPVKRGSSVWKSGFKGKLANTYRLGPKQKFLPHLIQKKGEELMNQAFGELAYDHDNCRDVADEVAADVLAFCKEQVFDRYRYVVRVVVGDKKGQTVKIASRTLWDDEKDNFLTLNFENRHLFAVGMVFAIYFE; this comes from the coding sequence ATGTCTGAGCGTCGGGGTAGCATTATGAAGGGGATTCGCAAAGATAGCCATACTGACAGGCTCCGAGGGTCAACCATGGACATTGAAATGCATGATGACGACGACTCCCACCCTGTGAAACGAGGGTCTTCAGTTTGGAAATCAGGGTTCAAAGGGAAACTAGCCAACACCTACAGGTTGGGACCAAAGCAGAAGTTTCTTCCCCATTTGATTCAGAAGAAAGGCGAGGAGTTGATGAACCAAGCATTCGGTGAGCTAGCCTACGACCACGACAACTGTCGAGATGTGGCTGATGAAGTGGCTGCAGATGTCCTGGCGTTCTGCAAAGAGCAAGTGTTCGACCGCTACAGATACGTGGTCAGGGTGGTCGTCGGCGACAAGAAAGGCCAGACAGTGAAGATAGCAAGCCGTACCCTATGGGATGATGAAAAGGACAACTTTCTAACTCTCAACTTTGAGAACAGACACCTTTTCGCCGTTGGCATGGTTTTTGCCATTTATTTCGAGTGA
- the LOC139368166 gene encoding coiled-coil domain-containing protein 78, protein MLPRRSDISGKLLEVKNKCSFKDRNMDLRDNRSSLNELQDKIRCLTDENVQLRDKNESHFTKLGYLESRLGYLAGSKTDLSSKLVSSEEEKLKISKELVEVHIQTNKVREQYEKDIFDLKIKILSQEGVVVEMEMERDRLCRELQSVTARLQVAERTGSDLTEEYMTLKRNYLALTEAHDKEVVQNDELSAELLGLAQARDDLFRQIEEQQQRVRASTEGGVYGQAAQELDRVRALVSRMSHNRIMPEDLAMLDQERKSMEKSLLGNQDVIKDMLEQMKKSYEEQQHRLEEKVVAMGKEQQENKRAIRDTQQKLAEQSAAMLSSQSQLKEVEEENSKLQMQVKELNEEYRARLGCYLQDLAEYVDGLAEGRGVKGPPERVKMRGFVDSMLQEVRSSYRAREEQLASAARSYKKRLQRLTKSHQALLSAYRVQRELVLSQPESGLDPGPPEAHFSLEPSELRGETERELHLLRQDKARLEGQLREAQKPVAVVTRPIQTVNFQDSGKSGQISEEAWTDIRKQLREITNSTQEGHERERAQLITRATVAEEQLLELQEYVDKHLGRYKQEITRLRRLLGLETGLAHRAEAPKPRQSIARSRIQAMKYDLPPP, encoded by the exons ATGCTACCCCGACGCTCAGACATTTCTGGGAAACTTTTGGAAGTTAAAAACAAGTGTAGTTTCAAGGACAG AAACATGGACTTAAGGGACAACCGTTCGTCTTtaaatgaactacaggacaaaattcGTTGTTTGACAGATGAAAAT GTCCAGCTCCGTGACAAAAATGAAAGCCACTTTACCAAACTGGGCTACCTTGAGAGCAGGTTGGGCTATCTTGCAGGCTCCAAGACTGACCTCTCTTCCAAACTGGTCTCAAGCGAAGAGGAGAAACTGAAG ATATCCAAGGAGCTTGTCGAGGTACATATACAGACCAACAAAGTGAGGGAGCAGTATGAAAAGGACATTTTTGACCTGAAAATAAAG ATCCTATCCCAggaaggggtggtggtggagatggagatggagagggacaggCTCTGCAGGGAGCTCCAGTCTGTCACCGCCCGCCTACAGGTGGCAGAGAGGACCGGAAGTGACCTCACGGAGGAATACATGACCCTGAAGAGGAACTACCTGGCTCTGACTGAGGCCCACGATAAGGAGGTTGTCCAGAATGACGAGCTGAGCGCTGAGCTGCTTGGGCTGGCCCAGGCTCGTGATGACCTCTTCAGGCAGATAGAGGAACAGCAGCAGCGTGTTAGGgcctctacagagggtggtgtctATGGGCAGGCTGCTCAGGAGCTGGACAGGGTGCGGGCGCTGGTCAGCCGTATGTCTCACAATAGAATAATG ccagaGGACCTGGCTATGTTGGACCAAGAACGTAAATCTATGGAGAAGAGT CTGCTTGGGAACCAGGATGTGATCAAAGACATGCTGGAGCAGATGAAGAAGAGCTATGAAGAGCAGCAGCACAGACTAGAGGAGAAAGT GGTGGCGATGGGCAAGGAGCAACAAGAGAACAAGAGAGCCATCCGTGATACCCAGCAGAAACTAGCCGAACAGAGCGCG GCCATGTTGAGCTCTCAGAGCCAGctgaaggaggtggaggaagagaacTCTAAGCTACAAATGCAGGTGAAGGAACTGAATGAGGAGTACCGTGCCAGACTGGGATGCTACCTACAGGACCTAGCT GAGTATGTGGATGGTCTGGCAGAGGGGAGGGGGGTGAAGGGCCCCCCAGAGAGGGTGAAGATGAGGGGCTTCGTGGACAGCATGCTCCAAGAGGTGCGCTCCTCCTACAGGGCTAGAGAGGAGCAGCTAGCCTCTGCCGCACGCTCCTACAAGAAGAGACTGCAGAGGCTCACTAAGAGCCACCAAGCCCTGCTTAGCGCATACAG GGTGCAGAGGGAACTGGTCCTGTCCCAGCCAGAGAGTGGCTTGGACCCCGGCCCCCCTGAGGCCCACTTCAGCCTGGAGCCCAGtgagctgaggggagagacggaaaGGGAGCTCCATCTCCTACGCCAGGACAAGGCCAGGCTGGAGGGCCAGCTCCGAGAGGCTCAGAAGCCT GTGGCTGTCGTCACTAGACCTATTCAAACAGTCAACTTTCAGGA TTCTGGAAAATCAGGGCAGATATCTGAAGAGGCCTGGACTGATATTAGGAAACAGCTACGGGAGATCACCAACTCTACTCAG GAGGGCCATGAGAGGGAGCGTGCCCAGCTCATCACTAGGGCTACAGTTGCCGAGGAGCAGCTGTTAGAGCTGCAGGAGTATGTTGACAAGCACCTGGGAAG GTACAAGCAGGAGATCACACGGCTGCGTAGACTGCTGGGTCTGGAGACGGGGCTTGCCCACAGAGCTGAGGCTCCCAAACCCCGCCAATCCATCGCTCGATCAAGAATCCAAGCTATGAAATATGATCTTCCACCCCCCTAA